One Cryptomeria japonica chromosome 9, Sugi_1.0, whole genome shotgun sequence genomic window carries:
- the LOC131026771 gene encoding uncharacterized protein LOC131026771: MLQASSLPRRNIPRAASRRVLGPVDIYDFSSDSDDNEDSDSCYSDFEEESGIRRINRGNVSVEAFVVKPEEENDEEEGNVAEVRNVGGVAKEKSVVVGVKQKIRKMLELGLHPDTPDIEAQQALKNAHRLLTKHNLQQAEVMNGALKDSEALAGGIGVVELRSTVKIDRIRRVGQWVYELAHLIADNFDTQFFTRKNTRKNRPLQVIFYGIKQNADCSSFAFAATFNRITIMSANYNPSKTAADEENKESYTQSSYTRMARLDYKLGIVRGLRDAVKRKWGSEGCDGSKGKGTRRRNKQEAVMQALGLHSKEVGNAYIKEKGIKIKNRKGKRRKSAWNLEAFTRGKMDSQKIDINQKALPTNHRKKS, translated from the exons ATGCTCCAAGCATCTTCTCTTCCTAGGAGAAACATTCCTAGGGCAGCTAGCAGGCGTGTTTTGGGGCCCGTAGATATTTACGATTTTTCTTCTGATAGCGATGATAATGAGGATTCTGATTCATGTTATagtgattttgaggaggagagtgGGATCAGGCGCATAAACAGGGGGAATGTTTCTGTCGAGGCATTTGTTGTGAAGCCTGAGGAGGAGAATGACGAAGAGGAAGGTAATGTTGCAGAGGTCAGAAATGTAGGTGGGGTGGCGAAGGAGAAAAGCGTAGTGGTGGGAGTGAAACAGAAAATAAGGAAGATGCTGGAATTGGGGTTGCATCCTGACACTCCTGATATTGAGGCACAGCAGGCCCTGAAGAATGCACACCGCCTTCTCACTAAGCACAATCTCCAACAG GCAGAGGTGATGAATGGGGCACTCAAGGATTCAGAAGCACTTGCTGGGGGTATTGGCGTGGTCGAGCTGAGATCCACAGTAAAGATTGATAGAATTCGAAGGGTTGGACAGTGGGTGTACGAGCTTGCCCATCTCATTGCAGACAATTTTGACACACAATTTTTCACTAGAAAGAACACCAGAAAGAATCGCCCTCTTCAG GTTATCTTCTATGGTATCAAACAAAATGCAGATTGCTCTAGCTTTGCATTTGCAGCAACATTCAATAGAATTACAATAATGTCTGCAAACTATAATCCTTCCAAAACCGCAGCTGACGAAGAGAATAAAGAATCCTACACTCAAAGCTCATATACGAGGATGGCCAGACTTGATTACAAGCTGGGTATTGTTAGAGGATTGCGAGATGCTGTCAAAAGGAAATGGGGTTCAGAAGGATGTGATGGAAGTAAAGGAAAGGGTACAAGAAGAAGAAATAAGCAGGAGGCGGTAATGCAAGCACTTGGTCTACATTCCAAAGAAGTTGGGAACGCATACATAAAGGAGAAAGGGATCAAAATAAAGAACCGTaaaggaaagagaagaaaaagtGCATGGAACTTAGAGGCATTTACCCGTGGGAAGATGGACTCACAGAAAATTGACATCAACCAGAAAGCATTGCCAACCAATCACAGGAAGAAGTCATAA